The following coding sequences are from one Saccopteryx bilineata isolate mSacBil1 chromosome 3, mSacBil1_pri_phased_curated, whole genome shotgun sequence window:
- the PTP4A2 gene encoding protein tyrosine phosphatase type IVA 2, translated as MNRPAPVEISYENMRFLITHNPTNATLNKFTEELKKYGVTTLVRVCDATYDKAPVEKEGIHVLDWPFDDGAPPPNQIVDDWLNLLKTKFREEPGCCVAVHCVAGLGRAPVLVALALIECGMKYEDAVQFIRQKRRGAFNSKQLLYLEKYRPKMRLRFRDTNGHCCVQ; from the exons ATGAACCGTCCAGCCCCTGTGGAGATCTCCTATGAGAACATGCGTTTTCTGATAACTCACAACCCTACCAATGCTACCCTCAACAAGTTCACAGAG gaaCTTAAGAAGTATGGAGTGACAACTTTGGTTCGAGTTTGTGATGCTACATATGATAAAGCTCCAGTTGAAAAAGAAGGAATCCACGTTCTA GATTGGCCATTTGATGATGGTGCGCCACCCCCTAATCAGATAGTGGATGATTGGCTGAACCTATTAAAAACCAAATTTCGTGAAGAGCCAGGTTGCTGTGTTGCAGTGCATTGTGTTGCAGGATTGGGAAG GGCACCTGTGCTGGTAGCACTTGCTTTGATTGAATGTGGAATGAAGTATGAAGATGCAGTTCAGTTTATAAGACA aaaaagaagggGAGCATTCAATTCCAAACAGCTGCTTTACCTGGAGAAATACCGACCTAAGATGCGATTACGCTTCAGAGATACCAATGGGCATTGCTGTGTTCAGTAG